A genomic segment from Phytoactinopolyspora mesophila encodes:
- a CDS encoding ATP-binding protein: protein MTERDRREPLWPTYVRTSLPGGRLAGVDSSMWLYRRVPTAPVSDARTPADALQASTPLFSALEELAAMPSIRVPRRGMARASYRHVHLLAVNVPRLYVPPREHPLAGYLASNHSKTEIDQRTLLLGVRLIANVGGTGGIRAAVDSVVETLVSGGTPISDFDRDYHSVSAALARCGLSEPPAGDRKLAESWFNHGRNPDCFTLPHLDHLHVFASSEGARLAEEFGRHDCGAWPPIPRHHTLAFGAVHEFDLPHVDARDSRAWWAAALLDSGAVAVSVRGLVEPAKVTRNELRRRRRQYIADVTERSSQGKMDRAEQDEMLDELTRAEDIYAGGGTPTLTDASVLVAFSGRDASGSFDLTGAGPTSLSLLNMENRHAAALAETMLCSRTRANPYLHDLPIQTIACSGISSLSTVGDKVGALLGFTERDRQPAYLDQTAAVDADSVPIMVVAGQSGSGKTITMLNLADQFARTRNAHGEQTPVIILDPKHASFHDDAIRASGGQVASLDDLASSDGIFDPLRFSATKEVGVELAANMLMSVNPWGSVKADYETPLLRALSYGATNGAGCVGEALTIASSAGQAEDQLIQPVFDLANASPMFRACVGVRPGTEALRVAGGITLIRVGSSHIELPDPGAPASEMSVGQRVGLAIVRMMVFGSAMALAGREGVLAMDEAWMMLSAGRSEVERLGRLARSQNFLPMMFTQRITDALEASLAGYISRGLILPIQDESEAVAACKLFNLEPTPARLRRLMAKASLANSDDAPNWDSMRALRGSSGEMLRGAVGIYVDLAGNAVPTEITIPRSFLTKASTNPEDIRRREEAKRVAGLPESNGPDIGAAKRDPGNEPREAWMTW, encoded by the coding sequence ATGACTGAGCGCGACCGGCGCGAACCACTATGGCCCACCTATGTGCGCACCTCGCTGCCGGGCGGACGACTGGCCGGGGTCGATTCCAGCATGTGGTTATACCGCCGGGTGCCCACCGCCCCCGTTTCCGACGCCAGGACACCAGCGGACGCCCTGCAAGCCTCTACTCCGCTCTTCTCCGCGCTCGAAGAACTCGCCGCGATGCCGTCGATCCGGGTACCGCGCCGAGGTATGGCGCGAGCATCGTACCGGCATGTACATCTCCTCGCGGTCAACGTGCCGCGCTTGTATGTCCCTCCGCGTGAGCACCCTTTGGCGGGATACTTGGCTTCCAACCATTCGAAAACCGAGATCGACCAACGCACGTTGCTGCTGGGAGTCAGGTTGATCGCCAATGTCGGCGGCACCGGCGGTATTCGCGCGGCCGTGGACTCGGTCGTCGAAACTCTGGTTTCCGGCGGTACGCCGATCAGCGACTTCGACCGGGACTACCATTCGGTCTCAGCTGCGCTTGCCCGTTGTGGGCTGAGCGAACCGCCAGCCGGCGACCGCAAGCTGGCCGAGTCTTGGTTCAACCACGGCCGCAACCCCGACTGCTTCACGCTTCCGCACCTGGACCATCTGCATGTATTCGCATCGTCGGAGGGTGCTCGCCTGGCCGAAGAGTTCGGCCGCCATGACTGCGGCGCCTGGCCGCCCATCCCCCGCCATCACACGCTCGCGTTCGGTGCTGTGCACGAGTTCGATCTCCCGCATGTCGATGCCCGTGACTCCCGGGCCTGGTGGGCTGCCGCTCTGCTGGATTCCGGTGCCGTGGCTGTCTCCGTCCGCGGTTTGGTGGAACCAGCCAAAGTGACCCGCAACGAACTGCGTCGGCGTCGCCGCCAGTACATCGCCGACGTCACCGAACGGAGCTCGCAGGGAAAGATGGACCGGGCGGAGCAGGATGAAATGCTGGACGAACTCACCCGTGCCGAAGACATCTACGCAGGCGGCGGGACGCCTACCCTTACCGACGCCTCAGTGCTCGTCGCGTTCTCCGGGCGCGACGCCTCAGGCTCGTTCGACCTCACCGGCGCTGGGCCCACGTCCTTGAGCTTGCTCAACATGGAGAATCGGCACGCCGCCGCGCTGGCCGAGACGATGCTCTGCTCGCGGACACGTGCCAACCCTTATCTGCATGACCTCCCGATTCAGACCATTGCTTGCTCGGGAATCTCATCGTTGTCGACAGTCGGAGACAAGGTCGGAGCGCTCCTGGGATTCACCGAACGCGACCGTCAGCCGGCCTATCTCGATCAGACCGCGGCAGTGGACGCCGACAGTGTCCCGATCATGGTGGTCGCTGGGCAGTCGGGGTCCGGCAAAACAATCACCATGCTCAACCTCGCCGATCAGTTCGCTCGCACCCGCAATGCCCACGGCGAGCAGACGCCGGTTATCATCCTCGACCCCAAGCACGCCTCGTTTCACGACGACGCGATTCGAGCCTCCGGCGGACAGGTCGCCTCCCTCGATGACTTGGCCTCCTCTGACGGGATCTTCGACCCGCTGCGGTTCTCCGCGACAAAGGAGGTCGGAGTCGAACTGGCCGCGAACATGCTGATGTCAGTCAACCCTTGGGGTTCAGTAAAAGCCGACTATGAGACGCCACTACTGCGAGCGCTTTCGTACGGGGCGACCAATGGGGCGGGCTGTGTCGGAGAGGCGCTGACAATCGCATCGTCTGCCGGGCAGGCGGAAGACCAACTGATTCAGCCCGTCTTCGACCTCGCCAACGCATCGCCGATGTTCCGCGCGTGCGTCGGCGTCCGTCCTGGCACCGAGGCGTTGCGAGTGGCCGGCGGCATCACGCTCATCCGGGTGGGGAGTTCACACATCGAATTGCCGGATCCAGGCGCACCCGCCTCAGAGATGAGCGTTGGGCAGCGCGTGGGTCTGGCCATTGTCCGGATGATGGTCTTCGGCTCCGCGATGGCGCTGGCCGGCCGCGAAGGCGTCCTGGCGATGGATGAGGCTTGGATGATGCTCTCGGCCGGTCGAAGCGAAGTGGAGCGTCTCGGGCGGCTCGCCCGGAGCCAAAACTTCCTGCCGATGATGTTCACCCAGCGCATCACCGACGCTTTGGAGGCCAGCCTCGCAGGGTACATCTCACGCGGGCTGATTCTGCCCATTCAGGACGAGTCCGAAGCCGTCGCCGCCTGCAAGTTGTTCAATCTCGAGCCTACACCGGCGCGCCTGCGTCGGCTCATGGCCAAGGCATCGCTGGCGAACTCCGACGACGCGCCGAACTGGGACTCGATGCGGGCGCTTCGTGGATCGTCGGGTGAGATGCTGCGAGGTGCCGTCGGCATATACGTAGATCTCGCCGGCAACGCGGTACCCACGGAGATCACGATCCCACGCTCGTTCCTAACGAAGGCTTCGACAAACCCAGAGGACATTCGCCGCCGCGAGGAAGCGAAACGCGTCGCCGGGCTGCCCGAAAGCAATGGTCCCGACATCGGCGCCGCCAAGCGCGACCCCGGCAACGAACCTCGTGAAGCTTGGATGACGTGGTGA
- a CDS encoding nuclear transport factor 2 family protein: protein MSESSIPAPVSAVVDAINDGDTDAFVGAFTPDGFVNDWGRVLNGPDGIRSWAESDAIGMNARMTVLTAETQGDTTTLRFEWRSQKFNGESDAIVVVENGLVKSFTIPPH from the coding sequence ATGTCTGAGTCTTCTATTCCCGCCCCTGTTTCCGCCGTCGTCGACGCCATCAATGACGGCGACACCGATGCGTTCGTCGGGGCATTCACGCCGGACGGATTCGTCAACGACTGGGGTCGCGTCCTGAACGGACCGGACGGGATTCGGAGCTGGGCAGAGTCCGACGCGATCGGCATGAACGCGCGGATGACGGTGCTGACTGCGGAGACGCAAGGGGACACGACCACTCTGCGGTTCGAGTGGCGTAGCCAGAAGTTCAATGGTGAGTCGGACGCCATCGTGGTCGTCGAGAACGGCCTGGTCAAGAGCTTCACCATCCCGCCGCACTGA
- a CDS encoding AAA family ATPase: MELVERDAPLAELKAAARDARAGRGRLVLITGEAGAGKTALVRQFTSEAATRSKILWGMCDELVTPRPLGPFRDMAGQLGVDLAGDAGAAAALDALGVELDAGLYPTVVVVEDAHWADEATLDGIRFLGRRVGRLPAVLIVTFRDEEIPPDHPLRITVGAVPPDDVRRISLPPLTRDGVARLAGRADADELYRLTGGNPFYVSEVLAAPQAGVPRSVQDAVMARIGRLAEAGRAMAETAAVVPGRAESWLLDELGVFDGVDDAVRAGVVHADGAVVAFRHELARQAVENSLPPGRRRQLNRQVLEALAARNAEPARLAHHAVQAGDPAAVVRHAHVAARRAASLNAHRQSVEHVEQALTYSDQFGDAELAALLDLYANECYLTGRHDKALDTLNRAIELHHTRGDDQRLGASLRLLSDVHWFLGHGSDADDAATRAVAVLENIPAGPALASAYAQRSKLAIIDFRGAEAIMWGDKAIQLARQLDDVPVLAVALITGGVARWLLGSSDDATVVEGLELAKTHRLPDVALAGYLYLANGHTNLMHYPEGRRYIDEGLAFYEDNDVVSGSQMLLANRAWWHFEQGHWVEAEQDARRLMATQPMTRGRALRILGQVQARQGDPAAEATLAQAHQLAEPKQSRHNTLPPAVAQVELAWLRGDRDTAMARATALADLGLSSGDRRWRSEVVFWLYRVGVIDDVPDKVMEPYATQIAGRWQDAASAWAELGRPYEQADALADASEPEPLLEALKILEDLGARPRAAMVRRRLAELGISAVPRGPRATTRASPAGLTSRQTEVLRLLAEDLTYQEIADRLFVSVKTVDHHAAAVRAKLNASTRAEAVAAGHRLGIVEPSSSDDQTR, from the coding sequence GTGGAGCTGGTCGAGCGTGACGCGCCGCTGGCTGAGCTAAAGGCGGCGGCCCGAGACGCCCGCGCCGGCCGTGGCCGTTTGGTCCTGATCACGGGTGAGGCCGGCGCCGGCAAGACGGCGCTGGTGCGGCAGTTCACGTCCGAGGCCGCGACTCGGAGCAAGATCCTCTGGGGCATGTGTGACGAGCTGGTGACCCCACGACCACTCGGGCCGTTCCGGGACATGGCCGGGCAGTTGGGTGTCGATCTGGCGGGAGACGCGGGGGCCGCCGCGGCGTTGGACGCCCTGGGGGTGGAGCTTGATGCTGGGCTGTACCCCACCGTCGTCGTGGTTGAAGATGCCCATTGGGCGGACGAAGCCACTCTTGACGGGATCCGTTTTCTCGGCCGGCGCGTGGGCCGCCTGCCCGCGGTGCTGATCGTGACGTTCCGCGATGAGGAGATTCCGCCGGATCACCCGCTGCGGATCACCGTGGGTGCCGTTCCACCGGATGATGTCCGGCGTATCTCGTTGCCGCCGCTAACCCGCGACGGCGTCGCGCGGCTGGCTGGAAGAGCTGATGCCGACGAGCTGTACCGCCTCACCGGCGGCAATCCGTTCTACGTGAGTGAGGTGCTGGCCGCTCCCCAGGCTGGCGTGCCACGCAGTGTGCAGGACGCGGTGATGGCTCGAATCGGACGGCTCGCCGAAGCTGGACGAGCGATGGCTGAGACGGCAGCGGTAGTCCCCGGCCGGGCGGAGTCATGGCTGCTCGACGAGCTCGGCGTCTTCGACGGAGTGGACGACGCCGTCCGTGCCGGGGTGGTGCACGCCGACGGCGCCGTCGTCGCTTTCCGGCACGAACTCGCCCGGCAGGCGGTCGAGAATAGCCTCCCGCCTGGGCGCCGGCGGCAGCTCAACCGGCAGGTGCTCGAAGCACTCGCGGCGAGGAACGCCGAACCGGCGCGCCTGGCTCACCATGCGGTCCAGGCAGGCGATCCGGCAGCCGTCGTCCGCCACGCTCACGTCGCCGCCCGGCGTGCCGCCTCTTTGAACGCCCACCGGCAATCCGTGGAGCATGTCGAGCAGGCGCTGACGTACTCGGATCAGTTCGGCGACGCCGAGCTCGCGGCCCTGCTGGACCTCTATGCCAACGAGTGTTACCTGACCGGTCGCCACGACAAGGCGCTTGACACCCTCAACCGGGCGATCGAACTGCACCACACCCGAGGCGATGATCAGCGGCTTGGGGCCAGCCTACGGTTACTCTCGGACGTCCACTGGTTCCTCGGTCACGGATCTGATGCCGACGACGCCGCCACGCGGGCGGTCGCCGTCCTCGAGAACATTCCGGCCGGCCCAGCGCTGGCCAGCGCGTACGCGCAGCGCTCGAAGCTAGCCATCATCGACTTCCGCGGCGCCGAAGCGATCATGTGGGGCGACAAAGCGATCCAGCTGGCCCGGCAACTCGATGACGTGCCGGTGCTGGCCGTCGCGCTGATCACCGGCGGCGTCGCCCGATGGCTGCTCGGTTCTTCCGACGACGCGACGGTGGTGGAAGGGCTGGAGCTGGCCAAGACGCACCGGCTGCCCGACGTCGCGCTCGCCGGATATCTGTACCTGGCCAACGGGCACACGAACCTGATGCACTACCCGGAGGGCCGCCGCTATATCGACGAAGGCCTCGCCTTTTACGAGGACAACGACGTGGTCAGCGGTTCCCAGATGCTGCTGGCCAACCGCGCCTGGTGGCATTTCGAGCAGGGCCACTGGGTGGAAGCGGAGCAGGACGCGCGGCGGCTGATGGCCACCCAGCCGATGACGCGGGGCCGAGCACTTCGCATCCTCGGCCAGGTCCAAGCGCGTCAGGGTGACCCGGCCGCGGAAGCCACGCTCGCCCAGGCACACCAGCTCGCCGAGCCCAAGCAGTCGCGGCACAACACCTTGCCGCCCGCCGTGGCTCAAGTGGAGCTGGCGTGGCTGCGCGGCGATCGTGACACCGCGATGGCCAGAGCCACGGCGTTGGCGGACCTCGGCCTCAGCTCCGGCGACCGGCGCTGGCGCAGCGAGGTGGTGTTCTGGCTGTACCGCGTAGGAGTTATCGACGACGTCCCCGACAAGGTGATGGAGCCGTACGCGACACAGATAGCTGGTCGCTGGCAGGACGCGGCATCGGCCTGGGCCGAGCTCGGCCGGCCGTATGAGCAGGCGGACGCGCTGGCGGATGCGTCAGAGCCGGAGCCATTACTCGAGGCGCTGAAGATCCTGGAAGACCTGGGGGCCAGGCCTCGAGCGGCCATGGTGCGCCGGAGGCTCGCCGAGTTGGGAATATCAGCGGTACCGCGTGGTCCCCGGGCGACGACGCGGGCCAGCCCGGCCGGGTTGACGAGCCGGCAGACCGAGGTGTTGCGGCTACTCGCCGAAGACCTGACGTATCAGGAGATCGCTGATCGGCTGTTTGTGTCGGTCAAGACCGTTGATCACCATGCGGCCGCGGTGCGTGCAAAGCTGAACGCGTCCACCCGGGCCGAAGCGGTCGCGGCGGGCCACCGGCTCGGGATCGTCGAGCCGTCGTCGTCGGACGATCAAACGCGGTGA
- a CDS encoding glyoxalase, with product MTTIEYITLEVSDPATADRFYTEALGLGKHVRVRASDAPTTGFRGFTLSLVVSQPANVDALVSAALDAGATTVKPAAKSLWGYGGVVQAPDGTIVTLASSSKKDNGPATTQIDDIVVQLGVTDVAASKRFYVDRGLTVDKSYGRKYVQFDSGPVTLALYKRRGLAKVAGVSPDGTGSHRIAVNSDAGAFTDPDGFAWEPTSPDRA from the coding sequence ATGACCACCATCGAATACATCACCCTCGAGGTATCCGACCCCGCCACCGCTGACCGCTTCTACACCGAGGCGCTCGGACTGGGCAAACACGTGCGGGTACGCGCCTCCGACGCACCGACAACCGGGTTCCGGGGGTTCACGCTCTCGCTCGTCGTGTCCCAGCCGGCCAACGTTGACGCCCTGGTCAGCGCCGCTCTCGACGCCGGGGCCACGACGGTGAAGCCGGCTGCGAAGTCGCTCTGGGGTTATGGCGGCGTTGTCCAGGCCCCGGACGGCACGATCGTGACGCTGGCGTCGTCGTCGAAGAAGGACAACGGGCCGGCCACCACGCAGATCGACGACATCGTGGTGCAGCTCGGCGTCACGGACGTCGCCGCGAGCAAGCGGTTCTACGTCGACCGCGGCCTCACCGTGGACAAGAGCTACGGCCGCAAGTACGTCCAGTTCGACTCCGGTCCCGTCACGCTGGCCCTGTACAAGCGCCGTGGGCTCGCCAAGGTCGCCGGCGTCTCGCCCGACGGGACCGGGTCGCACCGGATCGCGGTCAATAGTGATGCCGGGGCGTTTACCGATCCGGATGGGTTCGCGTGGGAGCCCACCTCACCGGATCGCGCATAG
- a CDS encoding VOC family protein produces MSHSIQTIIIPVRDLASAKALYGTVLGVQPYADEPYYVGFRVGDQEIGLDPNGHNHGMTGPVSYCHVADVTATLRQAVDAGWQTRQDVKDVGGGQLAAIVEDPSGNVLGFLQR; encoded by the coding sequence ATGAGCCACAGCATCCAGACCATCATCATCCCCGTCCGGGACCTGGCCTCCGCCAAGGCGCTTTACGGAACCGTGCTGGGCGTGCAGCCCTATGCCGACGAGCCCTACTACGTCGGCTTCCGGGTGGGTGACCAGGAGATCGGCCTCGACCCGAACGGCCACAACCACGGCATGACCGGCCCGGTCAGCTACTGCCACGTCGCCGACGTCACCGCCACCCTGCGCCAGGCCGTCGATGCGGGCTGGCAGACCCGGCAGGACGTCAAAGACGTCGGCGGAGGGCAACTGGCCGCCATCGTCGAGGATCCCAGCGGCAACGTCCTCGGATTCCTGCAGCGCTGA
- a CDS encoding ATP-binding protein yields the protein MSKQAAAAEISAREAEILTLLGEHRSNAEIGAQLFISVRTVETHVSSLLRKLGAPDRRALAALAGEFDRAARTSQALAGLPSPLTPFIGRAEERRALRDAVSAHREVTAVGPGGVGKTRLALAVAADLAGAFTDGVWFVDLVPVTDPTMVGSAVAAALGVGEQQGRSIDDSVVATLAGRRVLLVLDNCEHLSDGVAPFVERLLARCADVSVLTTSRARLMVPFEQVYPVPPLSLDGPGEDDAHSAPGSPDAIALFVDRAAAVGWSVETQHLDQVADVCRKLDGVALAIELAAARLPALGLDGLVAGLSDHLRLLVGGYRADDRHRSVRAMLDWSQALLDGPDLTLLRRISVFVSPFTAAAAAEVAGFDPLEPGHVVEGLARLADQSLLSVVASAGGTRYRALETIRQYGTEQLTGAGELDAAQAQHLRWCVATARELANVAPGTTGTWRAGFDAVADDLRAALSWAVERTDQRDDAYHLALSLAQLTFTRNLVGESQQRFEQAAALTDDASGAATALRQAANVAACRMRGDDAYRLWQAAADVAHGAGDTAGAARDLATATTTYFRKAGTFAQRPPRDEAIALLTQAGELAGDDAAAQAAVALAECTAQGYAFFADQTADSTSAASTMTPLAQRAVELAHRLGDPVAEGAALHALTGAQRSAGDTFAAAATARRRVELLESVPVTPESADELIDALTIATATSIGVGDLQSARRWGRRLRDLPLLAEVGHIATSRLIMADALAGYGNDVIAASTQFLDGWAQAGHPRGQTFGPVAAAVAMIHGLRGDDAARAEWLAVVDQLGVSEADRSGYAPTFDAITLLHRGKAALALERLDIRADEANLWRMGILLHWHVALRAEAAVLAGDPDAGEHLAAARPIVTGNPVASAILDRAAALHDDDRERLLATATAFETAGCPYQRARTLILAGPDDTASVGNDILTNLGLGLAPPHPP from the coding sequence GTGTCGAAGCAGGCGGCAGCGGCGGAGATCTCGGCTCGCGAGGCTGAGATCCTGACGCTGCTCGGAGAACACCGCAGCAACGCCGAGATCGGTGCGCAGCTGTTCATCTCGGTTCGTACGGTGGAGACCCACGTGTCGTCTCTGCTGCGCAAGCTCGGGGCGCCGGATCGTCGGGCGCTCGCCGCTCTCGCGGGTGAGTTCGACCGCGCCGCGCGGACCAGCCAGGCGCTCGCCGGGCTTCCGTCGCCCCTGACCCCGTTCATCGGCCGGGCCGAGGAGCGGCGCGCCCTGCGCGATGCCGTCAGCGCGCACCGCGAGGTCACCGCCGTCGGCCCCGGTGGTGTCGGCAAGACCCGGCTGGCGCTGGCCGTCGCCGCAGACCTGGCCGGCGCCTTCACCGACGGCGTGTGGTTCGTCGATCTGGTGCCGGTCACCGATCCCACGATGGTCGGCTCCGCCGTTGCGGCGGCGCTCGGCGTGGGCGAGCAGCAGGGCCGCAGTATCGACGACTCCGTGGTGGCCACGCTGGCCGGGCGGCGCGTCCTGCTGGTGCTGGACAACTGTGAACACCTGAGCGACGGGGTGGCGCCGTTCGTCGAGCGTCTGCTGGCACGCTGCGCGGATGTGAGTGTGCTGACCACCAGCAGGGCCCGGCTGATGGTGCCCTTCGAGCAGGTCTATCCGGTTCCGCCGTTGTCTCTTGACGGACCCGGCGAAGACGACGCGCACAGTGCGCCCGGTTCGCCGGATGCGATCGCGCTGTTCGTCGACCGGGCCGCGGCCGTCGGCTGGAGCGTCGAGACCCAGCACCTGGACCAGGTCGCCGACGTGTGCCGGAAGCTGGACGGGGTGGCGCTGGCGATCGAGCTCGCGGCGGCCCGCCTGCCCGCGCTGGGGCTCGACGGCCTGGTCGCGGGTCTGTCCGACCACCTCCGGCTGCTGGTCGGTGGGTACCGGGCCGACGACCGGCATCGCTCGGTCCGGGCCATGCTGGACTGGAGCCAGGCGCTGCTCGACGGCCCCGACCTGACCCTGCTGCGGCGGATCTCGGTGTTCGTGTCGCCGTTCACCGCTGCGGCCGCCGCGGAGGTGGCCGGGTTCGACCCGCTGGAACCTGGGCACGTCGTCGAAGGGCTGGCCCGGCTCGCGGACCAGAGCCTGCTGAGCGTCGTTGCGTCGGCCGGCGGCACCCGGTACCGGGCGTTGGAGACCATCCGCCAGTACGGGACCGAACAGCTCACCGGCGCCGGTGAGCTCGACGCCGCCCAGGCTCAGCATCTGCGCTGGTGTGTCGCGACCGCCCGGGAGCTGGCCAACGTCGCGCCAGGCACCACCGGCACCTGGCGGGCTGGGTTCGATGCGGTGGCCGACGACCTCCGGGCAGCTCTGAGCTGGGCTGTCGAGCGGACTGACCAGCGCGACGACGCCTACCACCTCGCCCTTTCGTTGGCGCAGCTGACCTTCACCCGCAACCTGGTTGGTGAGTCCCAGCAACGCTTCGAGCAGGCAGCCGCACTCACCGACGACGCCTCCGGCGCGGCCACCGCCCTGCGGCAGGCTGCGAACGTCGCCGCGTGCCGGATGCGCGGCGACGACGCCTACCGCCTCTGGCAGGCCGCCGCGGACGTCGCCCACGGCGCCGGAGACACCGCTGGCGCGGCCCGCGACCTGGCCACGGCCACCACCACTTACTTCCGGAAAGCCGGCACCTTCGCCCAGCGGCCCCCGCGCGACGAGGCGATCGCGCTACTCACCCAGGCTGGTGAGCTGGCCGGTGACGACGCCGCAGCCCAGGCCGCGGTGGCCCTCGCCGAATGCACCGCTCAGGGGTACGCGTTCTTCGCCGATCAGACCGCCGATTCCACGTCGGCCGCGTCGACGATGACCCCCCTTGCGCAGCGGGCGGTGGAGCTGGCCCACCGGCTCGGCGACCCGGTAGCCGAAGGCGCCGCTCTGCACGCGCTGACTGGAGCGCAGCGCAGCGCCGGCGACACGTTCGCGGCCGCCGCGACCGCACGTCGTCGGGTGGAGCTGCTCGAGTCCGTGCCCGTCACTCCGGAGTCCGCGGACGAGCTGATCGATGCGCTGACGATCGCGACCGCTACCAGCATCGGAGTCGGCGACCTGCAGTCGGCGCGACGATGGGGCCGGCGGCTGCGCGATCTGCCACTGCTGGCCGAGGTCGGGCACATCGCGACGTCGCGGCTCATCATGGCCGACGCGCTCGCCGGGTATGGCAACGACGTCATCGCCGCCAGCACCCAGTTTCTCGACGGCTGGGCACAGGCGGGCCACCCGCGAGGCCAGACCTTCGGCCCGGTGGCCGCAGCGGTCGCGATGATCCACGGCCTGCGTGGCGACGACGCCGCTCGCGCCGAGTGGCTGGCCGTCGTCGACCAGCTCGGCGTCAGTGAAGCGGACCGATCCGGCTACGCGCCCACCTTCGACGCCATCACCCTGCTACACCGTGGAAAGGCTGCGCTCGCCCTGGAACGGCTGGACATCCGAGCCGACGAGGCGAACCTGTGGCGCATGGGGATACTGCTGCACTGGCACGTCGCCCTGCGCGCCGAAGCCGCCGTGCTGGCCGGCGACCCCGACGCCGGCGAGCACCTCGCTGCCGCCCGCCCGATAGTCACCGGAAATCCCGTCGCCAGCGCGATCCTCGACCGAGCCGCCGCACTGCACGATGACGACCGCGAACGTCTCCTCGCGACCGCAACCGCCTTCGAAACCGCCGGCTGCCCGTACCAACGCGCCCGGACGCTGATCCTGGCCGGACCCGACGACACCGCGTCAGTCGGCAACGACATCCTCACCAACCTCGGCCTCGGTCTCGCTCCTCCCCACCCCCCGTGA
- a CDS encoding sugar-transfer associated ATP-grasp domain-containing protein, with the protein MNIANILRAKNLKAKTLRAARRASIGQRPSGTDRPQVQHNAVRVIVHGKVQGVGFREYVAKRATRLGLSGWVRNRSDGTVEVLVSRSGNVDSLVQSCNKGPKRARVDHVDVETCRAKGLGKGFGKRRLYEIIDDPAAITTYQRLGIDQGGEAFGPLHRSGLLKTYSEDSVASARDFWREHWSADIDPALHIAYENLTGKPDPRVVPPKQYRALHRVFNGDRLVKRAFVDKSLYPYLVRTERQPTNYLRRINGRYVDSDNNIIDAADVPQMLAERSRRAIIKPSRTANGAKVNLLEVGNNSELAVKGRVRSLAQIERLYGDAFVVQEVIEQHPIMAKVHPHSVNTLRMLTLRLGREIHHLLTFARFGANGRVNDNAGTGGVCVGVQPDGSFMPQGFNEHAEVLTRHPTTGVSFAELEHIPNYRAFTEFVLGLHHDLQYYDLVSWDIAVGKDGLPFFLEHNFEGAMWIYQLTTRQPVFGDVTEDALAYARHLHRDR; encoded by the coding sequence ATGAATATCGCGAATATTCTCAGAGCGAAGAATCTCAAGGCGAAGACTCTCCGGGCGGCCCGGCGCGCGTCGATAGGCCAGCGCCCCTCCGGCACGGACAGGCCACAGGTGCAGCACAACGCGGTGCGCGTGATCGTTCACGGCAAGGTCCAAGGTGTCGGTTTCCGGGAATACGTCGCCAAGAGGGCTACGCGCCTCGGCTTGTCGGGGTGGGTCCGGAACCGCTCGGATGGCACGGTTGAAGTGCTCGTCTCTCGTTCGGGCAACGTGGACTCTCTGGTGCAATCGTGCAACAAAGGACCGAAACGGGCCCGCGTGGACCACGTGGATGTGGAAACGTGCCGGGCGAAGGGCCTGGGGAAAGGGTTCGGCAAACGCCGGCTCTACGAGATCATTGACGATCCGGCCGCGATCACGACGTACCAGCGTCTCGGCATCGATCAGGGCGGCGAGGCGTTCGGCCCGCTGCACCGTTCGGGGTTGCTCAAGACGTATTCGGAGGACTCCGTAGCCTCCGCCCGAGATTTCTGGCGTGAACATTGGTCGGCCGACATTGATCCCGCCCTGCACATTGCCTACGAAAACCTGACGGGAAAACCGGACCCGCGCGTCGTCCCACCGAAGCAATACCGAGCTTTACATCGGGTCTTCAACGGTGACCGACTTGTGAAACGCGCATTCGTCGATAAGAGCCTCTACCCGTACCTCGTGCGCACCGAACGGCAGCCGACCAACTATCTGCGCCGCATCAACGGCAGGTATGTCGATTCCGACAACAACATCATCGACGCCGCGGACGTCCCCCAAATGCTGGCGGAAAGAAGCCGCCGAGCCATCATCAAACCGAGCCGGACGGCAAATGGCGCCAAGGTCAACCTTCTTGAGGTCGGGAACAACTCCGAACTCGCCGTCAAAGGCAGGGTGAGGTCGCTGGCACAGATCGAACGTCTCTACGGAGATGCCTTCGTGGTGCAAGAGGTCATTGAGCAACACCCGATCATGGCCAAGGTCCACCCCCACTCAGTCAACACGTTGCGCATGCTGACCCTCCGTCTAGGACGGGAGATCCACCACCTCCTGACGTTTGCCAGGTTCGGCGCGAACGGACGGGTGAACGACAACGCTGGGACCGGCGGCGTTTGTGTCGGCGTTCAACCTGACGGTTCGTTTATGCCTCAGGGCTTCAACGAGCACGCCGAAGTACTCACCAGACATCCCACCACCGGGGTTTCGTTTGCTGAGCTCGAGCACATTCCGAACTACCGGGCATTCACCGAATTCGTGCTCGGGCTGCATCATGATCTCCAGTACTACGACCTCGTTTCCTGGGACATCGCCGTGGGCAAGGACGGTCTCCCGTTCTTCCTCGAACACAACTTCGAGGGCGCGATGTGGATCTATCAACTGACTACCCGGCAACCGGTGTTCGGGGATGTGACGGAAGACGCTCTGGCCTACGCCCGCCACCTTCACCGTGATCGTTAG